The following coding sequences lie in one Mycobacterium sp. Z3061 genomic window:
- a CDS encoding competence/damage-inducible protein A — protein sequence MSARAGIVVTGTEVLTGRVQDRNGPWLADRLLELGVELAHITICGDRPADIEAQLRFLAEQGVDLIITSGGLGPTADDMTVEVVSRFCGRELKLDEALENRIAEILKSLMARNPAFAALMEPGKFESVRAANRKQAMVPVGSQILDPVGTAPGVVVPGKPAVLVLPGPPRELQPMWHKAIETEGVQDAIAGRTVYRQDMVRMFGLPESGLAETLREAETAIPGFAALEITTCLRRGELEIVTRYEPDAAQTYAHLTQLLRERHGDQVFSEDGSQVDDLVARLLAGRRIATAESCTAGLLAARLTDRPGSSDYVTGGVVSYSNEAKVELLGVDAALIEQHGAVSEPVAEAMAAGALKRFDADTAVAITGIAGPGGGTQEKPVGTVCFTVARTDGPNVTRTLRLPGNRSDVRERSTTVAMHMLLRALGESSSA from the coding sequence GTGAGCGCACGCGCAGGCATCGTGGTCACCGGCACCGAGGTTCTGACCGGACGGGTACAGGACCGCAACGGTCCCTGGCTCGCCGACCGGCTGCTGGAATTGGGTGTCGAACTGGCCCACATCACCATCTGCGGTGACCGCCCCGCGGACATCGAGGCGCAGCTGCGATTCCTGGCTGAGCAGGGCGTGGACCTGATCATCACCAGCGGTGGCCTGGGCCCGACGGCAGACGACATGACGGTCGAGGTGGTGTCCCGGTTCTGCGGCCGCGAGCTCAAGCTCGATGAAGCCCTGGAGAACCGGATCGCCGAGATCCTCAAGTCCTTGATGGCGCGCAACCCGGCGTTCGCCGCCCTGATGGAACCGGGGAAGTTCGAATCGGTAAGGGCGGCCAACCGCAAGCAGGCGATGGTTCCGGTCGGCTCCCAGATCCTCGACCCGGTGGGCACCGCGCCCGGCGTCGTGGTGCCCGGCAAGCCCGCGGTGCTGGTGCTGCCCGGACCACCGCGTGAGCTACAACCCATGTGGCACAAGGCAATTGAAACCGAAGGCGTACAGGACGCGATCGCCGGCCGCACCGTCTACCGCCAGGACATGGTGCGGATGTTCGGCCTGCCGGAGTCCGGACTGGCCGAGACACTGCGCGAGGCCGAAACTGCCATCCCCGGCTTCGCCGCGCTGGAGATCACCACCTGCCTCAGACGCGGCGAATTGGAAATCGTGACCCGCTATGAACCCGACGCCGCGCAGACCTACGCGCACCTGACCCAGTTGCTGCGCGAGCGGCACGGCGACCAGGTGTTCTCCGAAGACGGTTCGCAGGTCGACGACCTGGTGGCGCGGCTGCTGGCCGGACGCCGCATCGCGACGGCGGAATCCTGCACGGCCGGGCTGTTGGCAGCGCGGCTGACCGACCGCCCCGGATCCTCCGATTACGTGACCGGCGGCGTCGTGTCGTACTCCAACGAGGCGAAGGTGGAACTGCTCGGAGTGGACGCCGCACTCATCGAACAACACGGCGCGGTTTCCGAGCCGGTGGCCGAGGCGATGGCCGCGGGCGCGCTCAAGCGGTTCGACGCCGATACCGCCGTCGCCATCACCGGCATCGCCGGCCCGGGCGGCGGAACCCAGGAAAAGCCGGTCGGCACAGTCTGTTTCACCGTCGCACGCACTGACGGTCCGAACGTCACCCGCACGCTGAGACTGCCCGGCAACCGCTCCGACGTTCGGGAACGCTCCACCACCGTGGCCATGCACATGCTGCTGCGCGCGCTGGGCGAGTCAAGTTCGGCTTGA
- a CDS encoding ribbon-helix-helix protein, CopG family: MRTTIRIDDELYRQVKAQAARTGRTVAAVLEDAVRRGLHPTERRDEAAYIVRTSGSGGLRTGVDLSSNSAVAEAMGEGAALDALR, from the coding sequence ATGCGCACCACTATCCGCATCGACGACGAGCTCTACCGCCAGGTCAAAGCTCAGGCTGCTCGGACGGGGCGCACCGTGGCGGCTGTCCTCGAGGATGCGGTGCGCCGCGGTCTCCATCCGACTGAACGACGAGACGAGGCCGCCTACATAGTCAGGACCTCCGGTAGCGGAGGACTCCGAACTGGTGTGGACCTGTCGTCGAACTCGGCTGTCGCCGAGGCAATGGGTGAAGGCGCCGCACTCGATGCTCTGCGTTGA
- a CDS encoding TA system VapC family ribonuclease toxin, translating into MLCVDVNVLVYAHRQDLPENPEYRRLLERLANDDQPLGLPDLSLSGFVRVVSNRRIFREPTTADEAWQAVEALLAAPAAMHLKPGERHWGLFRRLAADIDARGNDVADAYLAAYALENNATWLSADRGFARFQRLRWNHPLELES; encoded by the coding sequence ATGCTCTGCGTTGACGTCAATGTTCTGGTGTACGCGCACCGGCAGGACCTGCCGGAGAACCCGGAGTATCGACGGCTGCTCGAGCGGCTGGCTAACGACGACCAGCCCTTAGGCTTACCCGACCTCAGCCTGAGCGGCTTCGTGCGGGTTGTGTCCAACCGCAGAATCTTTCGCGAGCCGACGACGGCGGATGAGGCCTGGCAAGCGGTCGAAGCCTTGCTGGCCGCCCCCGCGGCCATGCACTTGAAACCTGGCGAGCGCCATTGGGGTCTATTCCGGCGGCTCGCCGCGGATATCGACGCACGTGGCAACGATGTTGCCGATGCTTACCTTGCCGCCTACGCACTGGAAAACAATGCGACGTGGCTGAGCGCGGACCGTGGATTCGCACGCTTCCAGCGACTGCGCTGGAATCACCCTTTGGAACTCGAATCCTGA
- a CDS encoding sialate:H+ symport family MFS transporter — MTRQRLTSDQRNSFLAAFLGWTMDAFDFFIVVLVYADIAETFHRSKTEVAFVTTATLVMRPVGALLFGLWADRVGRRLPLLVDVLFYSVVGFLCAFAPNFTVLVILRLLYGIGMGGEWGLGAALAMEKVPTERRGFFSGLLQEGYSFGYLLASLASLIVMNGFGLSWRWLFALSIIPAMISLIIRYRVEESEVWEAAQDQMRLTQTRVRDVLRDAKVIRRFVYLVLLMTAFNWMSHGTQDVYPTFLKASVDHGAGLSSATARWIVIVYNIGAIVGGLIFGTLSQRFGRRYTIVFCAVLALPIVPIFAYSRTAAMLCLGSFLMQFFVQGAWGCIPAHLTEMSPDAIRGLYPGVTYQLGNLLAAFNLPIQEHLAETHGYPFALAATIVPVLVMVALLTLIGKDATGIRFGSSESAFLPANS, encoded by the coding sequence GTGACCAGACAGCGGTTGACCAGCGATCAGCGCAACTCCTTTTTGGCGGCCTTCCTGGGCTGGACCATGGATGCGTTCGACTTCTTCATCGTCGTGCTGGTCTACGCCGACATCGCCGAGACGTTCCACCGCAGCAAGACCGAGGTCGCGTTCGTCACGACGGCGACGCTGGTGATGCGACCCGTCGGCGCGTTGCTGTTCGGGCTGTGGGCCGACCGGGTCGGCCGACGCCTCCCGCTGCTGGTTGACGTGCTGTTCTATTCGGTGGTGGGCTTCCTGTGCGCGTTCGCCCCGAACTTCACGGTGCTGGTGATCCTGCGGTTGCTCTACGGAATCGGCATGGGCGGCGAGTGGGGACTGGGTGCGGCGCTGGCCATGGAGAAGGTTCCGACCGAGCGGCGCGGCTTCTTCTCCGGCTTGCTGCAGGAGGGCTATTCGTTCGGCTACCTGCTGGCGAGCCTGGCTTCGCTGATCGTCATGAACGGGTTCGGCCTGTCCTGGCGCTGGTTGTTCGCACTGAGCATCATCCCGGCCATGATCAGCCTGATCATCCGCTATCGGGTGGAGGAGTCCGAGGTCTGGGAAGCCGCACAGGACCAGATGCGGCTGACCCAGACCCGGGTGCGCGATGTGCTGCGCGACGCCAAGGTCATCCGGCGTTTCGTCTACCTGGTGTTGCTGATGACCGCCTTCAACTGGATGAGCCACGGCACCCAGGACGTCTACCCCACGTTCCTCAAGGCGTCCGTCGACCACGGCGCGGGGCTGTCCAGCGCGACCGCCCGCTGGATTGTGATCGTCTACAACATCGGCGCGATTGTCGGCGGCCTCATATTCGGCACCTTGTCGCAGCGGTTCGGCCGCCGCTACACGATCGTGTTCTGTGCCGTGCTGGCGCTGCCGATCGTGCCGATCTTCGCTTACTCCCGTACCGCGGCGATGTTGTGCCTGGGCTCGTTTCTCATGCAGTTCTTTGTGCAGGGCGCCTGGGGTTGCATCCCGGCGCACCTCACCGAGATGTCCCCGGACGCCATCCGCGGTCTGTATCCCGGTGTGACCTATCAACTCGGAAACCTGTTGGCGGCGTTCAACTTGCCGATCCAGGAGCACCTGGCCGAAACGCACGGCTACCCGTTCGCGTTGGCGGCGACGATCGTGCCGGTGCTGGTGATGGTGGCGCTGTTGACCCTGATCGGCAAGGACGCTACCGGAATTCGGTTCGGCTCCTCGGAAAGTGCGTTTCTGCCGGCCAACAGCTGA
- a CDS encoding amidohydrolase family protein, with product MRIIDADGHVAENSTLAFEALKRWPDHVQLSNDRRPRLTIEGRNYPEDTGPGAGCPPEHGITKAPDINCSSAEGVLADADRDHLDTMVLYPSLGLCVPSLEDPVFAAGFARLYNQWIADFCEPTHGRLRGVAVTPIEHGEVAIDVMTEAKELGLVATLVPPALKTRNLDHPDLDDFYAAAVNLNMPLGIHGAPGIHLPKIGVDRFTNYIQVHCISFPFDQMTAMTALVSGGVFERHPELRVAFLEAGAGWVPFFIDRLHEHYEKRGDWIEGGWRRDPNEYLRAGNIWVTCEPEEPILPGVIDVLGDDFIMFASDYPHWDGEWPESTKHLRNRPDISEQSREKIGGLNAQRFYGLN from the coding sequence ATGCGGATCATCGATGCTGATGGACACGTCGCCGAGAACTCGACGCTCGCCTTCGAAGCCTTAAAGCGCTGGCCGGATCACGTGCAGCTGAGCAACGACCGGCGGCCGCGCCTGACGATCGAGGGCCGTAACTATCCCGAGGACACCGGCCCGGGTGCCGGGTGCCCACCGGAGCACGGCATCACCAAGGCCCCCGACATCAACTGTTCGAGCGCCGAGGGTGTGCTGGCTGACGCCGACCGCGACCATCTGGACACGATGGTGCTCTATCCCAGCCTCGGGCTCTGCGTGCCGAGTCTCGAAGATCCGGTCTTCGCCGCCGGTTTCGCGCGGCTCTACAACCAGTGGATCGCGGACTTCTGCGAGCCGACGCACGGGCGGCTACGCGGGGTGGCCGTGACACCGATCGAACACGGTGAGGTGGCCATCGATGTCATGACCGAGGCCAAGGAGCTGGGGTTGGTCGCGACGCTGGTTCCGCCGGCGCTGAAGACCCGCAACCTCGACCACCCCGACCTCGACGATTTCTACGCCGCCGCCGTGAATTTGAACATGCCGCTGGGCATTCACGGCGCGCCCGGCATTCACCTACCGAAGATCGGCGTCGACCGCTTCACCAACTACATCCAGGTGCACTGCATCAGCTTCCCGTTCGACCAGATGACCGCGATGACGGCCCTGGTGTCCGGCGGCGTGTTCGAACGCCACCCCGAACTGCGAGTCGCCTTTCTGGAAGCCGGTGCCGGCTGGGTGCCGTTCTTCATCGATCGCTTGCACGAGCACTACGAGAAGCGCGGTGACTGGATCGAGGGTGGCTGGCGCCGCGATCCGAACGAGTACCTGCGCGCCGGCAACATCTGGGTCACGTGCGAACCGGAGGAGCCGATCCTGCCCGGGGTGATCGACGTGCTGGGCGACGACTTCATCATGTTCGCCAGCGACTACCCGCACTGGGACGGGGAGTGGCCGGAAAGCACCAAGCATTTGCGGAACCGGCCCGATATCAGCGAGCAGTCACGCGAAAAGATCGGCGGGCTCAACGCGCAACGCTTCTATGGGCTGAATTAG
- a CDS encoding phage holin family protein has protein sequence MVAFLLRAAVTGLALWVVTLFVPGLTFVGGNTTLQRVGIIFVVAVLFGVVNAIVKPIVQILSIPMYILTLGLFHIVINAFMLWITAQITKDTTHWGLQIDHFWWTAIWAAILLSIVSWLLSLLTRRATRNRR, from the coding sequence ATGGTGGCTTTTCTGCTCCGCGCGGCAGTGACCGGACTCGCGTTGTGGGTCGTCACCCTTTTCGTACCCGGGCTGACATTCGTCGGCGGTAACACCACGTTGCAACGGGTCGGCATCATCTTCGTCGTCGCGGTGCTCTTCGGAGTGGTCAATGCGATCGTCAAACCGATCGTGCAGATCTTGTCGATTCCGATGTACATCCTGACCCTGGGCCTTTTCCACATCGTCATCAACGCATTCATGTTGTGGATCACGGCGCAGATCACCAAAGACACCACCCACTGGGGTCTGCAGATCGACCACTTCTGGTGGACCGCGATCTGGGCGGCGATCCTGTTGTCGATCGTTAGCTGGCTGCTGTCGCTGCTGACCCGCCGGGCCACCCGGAACCGCCGGTAA
- a CDS encoding anti-sigma factor antagonist — protein MKTVAIGSSPAPSTTRLSSQLGDPNSGLRAVTECTGSAVVVHVGGDIDASNEVIWQRLVNRSAAIAIAPGPFVIDIRELDFLGSCAYAVLAQESVRCRRRGVNLRLVSNQLIVARTIAACGLRRLLPMYTTVETALAPPA, from the coding sequence ATGAAGACTGTCGCGATCGGATCATCGCCAGCTCCTTCGACGACGCGGCTGAGTTCACAACTGGGCGATCCGAACAGCGGTTTGCGGGCCGTCACCGAATGCACCGGGTCAGCGGTGGTCGTTCACGTCGGCGGTGACATCGACGCCAGTAACGAAGTCATCTGGCAGCGCCTGGTGAACCGGAGCGCCGCAATCGCGATCGCACCGGGTCCGTTCGTGATCGACATCCGCGAACTGGACTTCCTGGGGTCCTGCGCGTACGCCGTGCTCGCCCAGGAATCGGTGCGCTGCCGCCGTCGTGGCGTCAACCTGCGCCTGGTCAGCAATCAGCTGATCGTCGCCCGCACCATCGCAGCGTGCGGTCTGCGCCGCCTGCTGCCGATGTACACCACCGTCGAGACGGCGCTGGCGCCACCCGCCTAG
- a CDS encoding SRPBCC family protein — protein MQSYTVRFHVDAPPARVWRVLHPPVPPDSPRPRVLSWPTGSMEILNEGDEAGEGLVRTCVFPVPRYLLSGGKGRSWETVTEAKINKLSRYVAIGKPLWSRAEGYHQLDEQPDGTTVLTFHETYHAYNPVLRLLLERPVHARISRDNLDTYEHALGYAGAVRRLS, from the coding sequence ATGCAGTCCTACACCGTGCGCTTCCACGTTGACGCCCCGCCGGCCAGGGTCTGGCGGGTGTTGCATCCCCCGGTTCCGCCGGACTCCCCGCGGCCACGCGTGTTGAGCTGGCCGACGGGCAGCATGGAAATCCTCAACGAGGGCGACGAGGCGGGTGAGGGACTGGTGCGCACCTGCGTATTTCCGGTGCCGAGGTATCTGCTGTCCGGTGGTAAGGGGCGGTCGTGGGAGACCGTCACCGAGGCGAAGATCAACAAGTTGTCGAGATATGTCGCCATCGGCAAGCCGTTGTGGTCTCGGGCCGAGGGTTACCACCAGCTCGACGAGCAGCCCGACGGCACCACCGTGCTGACCTTTCACGAGACCTACCACGCGTACAACCCGGTGCTGCGTCTGCTGCTCGAGCGTCCGGTGCATGCACGGATCTCGCGCGACAATCTCGACACCTACGAGCACGCGCTCGGTTATGCCGGCGCGGTGCGCCGCCTGAGCTGA
- a CDS encoding nitroreductase family protein codes for MDIASVDELLTTTRAVRKRLDLTRPVSREVIMECIRLAMQAPTASNAQDWRWVVVTDPGKRAAIAEIYRSVGAEYLVHAEANAEDPQTRRVYRSALGLTETLAQVPVHVIPCLLQPIDERNRLVAASAWASIIPAGWSFLLALRSRGLGSVWTTMHLAREREVGELLGIPSTVTQAALFPVAYTIGTEFQPAARPSAESITSFDGWGET; via the coding sequence ATGGATATCGCTTCAGTCGACGAACTGCTCACGACGACCCGGGCGGTACGCAAGCGTCTCGACCTGACCCGGCCGGTTAGCCGTGAGGTGATCATGGAATGCATCCGCCTGGCGATGCAGGCGCCCACCGCCAGCAACGCGCAGGACTGGCGCTGGGTCGTCGTCACCGATCCCGGCAAGCGCGCCGCGATCGCCGAAATCTATCGCAGCGTCGGCGCCGAATATCTGGTGCACGCGGAAGCCAACGCCGAGGATCCGCAGACCCGCCGCGTCTACCGCAGCGCGTTGGGCCTGACCGAAACGTTGGCGCAGGTTCCGGTGCATGTCATCCCATGCCTCCTGCAGCCTATCGACGAACGCAATCGGCTGGTCGCCGCGTCGGCCTGGGCGTCGATCATCCCGGCCGGCTGGAGCTTCCTGCTGGCGCTGCGGTCGCGGGGTCTCGGCTCGGTGTGGACGACGATGCACCTGGCCAGGGAACGTGAGGTCGGCGAACTGCTCGGGATCCCCAGCACCGTCACTCAGGCCGCGCTGTTCCCGGTGGCCTACACCATCGGCACCGAATTCCAGCCTGCCGCAAGGCCTTCCGCGGAATCGATCACCTCCTTCGACGGATGGGGCGAAACCTGA
- a CDS encoding class I adenylate-forming enzyme family protein: MNLGTIIDAAAVADPQRTALIIDGEAISYRTLDEAVHCCAAALTAAGVNPGDRVAVVDTASVLSIASLLGTARIGATAALMNPALTSAEVRALLDNAGCCPVAVAGEAFVARLPGSTTALTATHLVAGDAPVPSGAAPDDADRAAMVLFTSGTTGLPKTVEIGTRQLAARLNRTSRPFAPETPPVTVMMCVPYFHVGGSLGLLASLYSGNTLVVQQRFDAGEWLRLVSRHRVTGMFLVPTMLHRILEHPDFAAADLSSLAAITYGAAAAPTALMRKAIAALPNVAFTNVFGQTETLGTYANLTPQDHHDPARAGSVGRPLPGVQVRVVDPATGADVQPGEVGELWVNSPVNTVAGWLRTGDLGRVDADGYIFPSGRLRDTINRGGEKFGPVEVEEALRSHPAVSDVAVAGVSDDELGQRVGAAVVARAPVTLEELRAHCRDLVAYFKLPERLAVVDDIPYNATGKVDRRLLAELICRRS; encoded by the coding sequence ATGAACCTCGGGACGATCATCGACGCCGCCGCGGTCGCCGATCCGCAGCGGACCGCCCTGATCATCGACGGTGAAGCAATCAGCTACCGGACGCTCGATGAGGCGGTGCACTGTTGCGCCGCTGCATTGACAGCCGCGGGGGTCAACCCTGGAGACCGGGTCGCCGTCGTCGACACGGCGAGCGTGCTGTCCATCGCGTCGCTGCTGGGCACCGCGCGTATCGGGGCGACCGCGGCCCTGATGAACCCCGCGTTGACGTCCGCGGAGGTGCGGGCCCTGCTCGACAACGCCGGTTGCTGCCCAGTGGCGGTGGCAGGGGAGGCGTTCGTAGCCCGGCTTCCCGGGTCGACGACGGCACTGACGGCCACCCATCTCGTCGCCGGCGATGCGCCGGTGCCGTCGGGCGCCGCCCCGGACGACGCCGATCGCGCCGCGATGGTCCTGTTCACCAGCGGCACCACCGGTTTGCCCAAAACCGTCGAAATCGGCACTCGTCAACTGGCGGCGCGCCTGAACAGGACCTCGCGGCCCTTTGCGCCCGAAACGCCGCCCGTGACGGTGATGATGTGTGTGCCCTACTTCCACGTGGGTGGTTCCCTGGGGCTGCTCGCCAGCCTGTACTCGGGCAATACGCTGGTGGTGCAGCAACGGTTCGACGCCGGCGAATGGTTACGCCTGGTGTCGCGTCACCGGGTCACCGGCATGTTCCTGGTGCCGACGATGCTGCACCGGATTCTGGAGCATCCCGACTTCGCCGCCGCCGACCTGTCCTCGCTGGCGGCCATCACCTACGGTGCCGCCGCCGCACCTACCGCGCTGATGCGCAAGGCGATAGCAGCGCTGCCAAATGTGGCCTTCACCAATGTCTTCGGGCAGACGGAGACGTTGGGCACCTACGCCAATCTGACACCGCAGGACCATCACGATCCGGCCCGGGCGGGATCGGTCGGCCGGCCGCTACCGGGGGTGCAGGTGCGGGTGGTCGATCCGGCCACCGGCGCCGACGTGCAGCCTGGAGAGGTCGGGGAGTTGTGGGTGAACTCGCCGGTCAACACCGTCGCGGGGTGGTTACGGACCGGCGATCTGGGCCGGGTGGATGCCGACGGCTACATCTTTCCGAGCGGCAGACTGCGCGACACCATCAACCGCGGCGGTGAGAAGTTCGGCCCCGTCGAGGTGGAGGAGGCGCTGCGGTCACATCCCGCGGTCAGCGACGTCGCGGTCGCCGGAGTGTCCGACGACGAACTGGGCCAGCGGGTGGGTGCCGCGGTGGTGGCCCGGGCGCCGGTGACGCTCGAGGAGTTGCGGGCGCACTGCCGGGACCTGGTCGCCTATTTCAAGCTGCCCGAACGGCTGGCGGTCGTCGACGACATCCCCTACAACGCGACCGGCAAGGTGGACCGCC